A stretch of Arachis hypogaea cultivar Tifrunner chromosome 15, arahy.Tifrunner.gnm2.J5K5, whole genome shotgun sequence DNA encodes these proteins:
- the LOC114923975 gene encoding dolichyl-diphosphooligosaccharide--protein glycosyltransferase subunit 4C, producing MIDDQDLGFFANFLGIFIFVLVIAYHFVMADPKYERN from the coding sequence ATGATTGATGATCAAGATCTGGGTTTCTTTGCCAATTTCCTTGGCATCTTCATCTTTGTACTGGTGATAGCTTACCATTTTGTTATGGCTGATCCAAAGTATGAAAGAAACTAG
- the LOC112750756 gene encoding LOW QUALITY PROTEIN: ribonucleases P/MRP protein subunit POP1 (The sequence of the model RefSeq protein was modified relative to this genomic sequence to represent the inferred CDS: inserted 2 bases in 1 codon; deleted 1 base in 1 codon) — protein MEKTGISINCFSLKGELAKLEVIGSGAIQILQKMLHPVTSISDNHCLWEHGLHKTASQKTGSSISYNKDKFSSVAILSLNVKDPRQLCGKRTISSVEPSSAEVVNGAQESIHEELEKTSELASSTWSKLENKQYHNNDLWYAKSRRLRTPLAESVICNEKHHKRLTHYCLDDVDSREANSLTEEQCSRSCPILLVKHHRKELFRGCSIILPLSWVKAFWIPLISYGAHAIGLQEMHWIAHEMGLPAFLSDFPDCKAYSCFMSAKAAAFDKKAKLHPPSKRPXRVPILPPWGIIHSTLNRKINAVETTDVSTLEDLTDLNSLPKKIDSENSLFDGTVARTGSVLTNFLNETKGGQLSLFPYAADGDEKITKFIKGEVNINPSCQNSVISDHRLCFLRVHLRSFKKGLFEEGAVICAPHPSDTYLLTSCIEKSEGFQLPQSALESYFKEEHSSKRWEMHVPDDSNAREYHRWPIGFVTSAAVQGSKRLVAGGFCEAVLLANLREDQWKEMPAKRRKNDIYVLVRNLRSVAYRLALASVVLEYQENDTKFM, from the exons ATGGAAAAGACAGGCATCTCAATTAATTGCTTTTCACTTAAGGGTGAACTTGCAAAGTTGGAGGTAATCGGATCAGGAGCGATTCAAATTCTTCAAAAGATGTTGCATCCTGTTACAAG TATTTCAGATAATCATTGTCTATGGGAACATG GCCTACACAAGACAGCTTCTCAGAAGACAGGTTCATCCATATCATACAATAAGGATAAGTTTTCTTCTGTTGCAATTTTGTCACTTAATGTTAAGGATCCTCGACAATTGTGTGGGAAACGAACCATTTCATCAGTGGAGCCAAGTTCTGCTGAGGTAGTTAACGGCGCACAAGAAAGTATTCATGAAGAGTTGGAGAAGACTAGTGAATTGGCTTCATCCACATGGTCCAAATTAGAAAACAAGCAGTATCATAATAATGATCTCTGGTATGCTAAATCTAGACGGTTGAGGACCCCATTGGCAGAGAGTGTGATTTGTAATGAGAAACACCACAAACGTTTGACACATTACTGCCTGGATGATGTAGATTCCAGGGAGGCAAACTCTTTGACAGAGGAGCAATGCTCAAGATCTTGCCCTATCTTGCTTGTAAAACATCATAGGAAGGAATTATTTAGAGG GTGTTCTATCATACTTCCCTTAAGTTGGGTTAAGGCCTTCTGGATTCCACTCATCTCCTATGGAGCACATGCAATCGGTTTGCAAGAGATGCATTGGATTGCACATGAA ATGGGATTGCCAGCTTTCCTTTCTGATTTCCCAGATTGTAAGGCATACTCATGCTTCATGTCAGCTAAAGCTGCTGCATTTGATAAAAAAGCCAAGTTACATCCTCCATCCAAAAGGCC GAGAGTTCCCATCTTGCCTCCATGGGGTATTATTCATAGTACTCTCAACAGAAAAATTAATGCAGTAGAAACTACTGATGTTTCAACATTGGAAGATTTAACTGATCTGAATTCATTGCCAAAAAAGATTGACTCTGAGAATAGCTTGTTTGATGGAACTGTGGCAAGGACAGGTTCTGTGCTGACTAATTTCCTTAATGAAACCAAAGGTGGCCAATTGTCATTGTTTCCATATGCTGCGGATGGAGATGAGAAAATCACAAAGTTTATAAAGGGTGAAGTAAATATTAATCCGAGCTGCCAAAACTCTGTTATTTCTGACCATAGGTTATGTTTCCTAAGAGTTCATCTTCGCTCTTTCAAGAAAGGCCTTTTTGAAGAGGGAGCAGTTATTTGTGCACCACACCCATCTGATACATATTTATTGACTTCATG CATTGAGAAAAGTGAAGGATTTCAACTGCCACAATCTGCTTTAGAATCATACTTCAAAGAGGAGCATTCCTCCAAAAGATGGGAAATGCATGTACCAGATGATTCCAATGCCAGAGAGTATCATCGGTGGCCTATCGGCTTTGTCACATCAGCTGCCGTACAAGGAAG CAAGAGGCTAGTAGCAGGGGGATTTTGTGAGGCAGTTTTACTTGCTAATTTAAGAGAGGACCAATGGAAAGAGATGCCGGCTAAGCGGAGGAAGAACGATATTTACGTGCTTGTCAGGAATTTAAGATCTGTGGCATATCGACTTGCTCTTGCCTCTGTTGTACTGGAGTATCAGGAGAATGACACTAAGTTCATGTAA